One genomic segment of Pongo pygmaeus isolate AG05252 chromosome 19, NHGRI_mPonPyg2-v2.0_pri, whole genome shotgun sequence includes these proteins:
- the CHD3 gene encoding chromodomain-helicase-DNA-binding protein 3 isoform X4 — MASPLRDEEEEEEEMVVSEEEEEEEEEGDEEEEEVEAADEDDEEDDDEGLLGRGPGHDRGRDRHSPPGCHLFPPPPPPPPPPLPPPPPPPPPDKDDIRLLPSALGVKKRKRGPKKQKENKPGKPRKRKKRDSEEEFGSERDEYREKSESGGSEYGTGPGRKRRRKHREKKEKKTKRRKKGEGDGGQKQVEQKSSATLLLTWGLEDVEHVFSEEDYHTLTNYKAFSQFMRPLIAKKNPKIPMSKMMTILGAKWREFSANNPFKGSAAAVAAAAAAAAAAVAEQVSAAVSSATPIAPSGPPALPPPPAADIQPPPIRRAKTKEGKGPGHKRRSKSPRVPDGRKKLRGKKMAPLKIKLGLLGGKRKKGGSSDEGPEPEAEESDLDSGSVHSASGRPDGPVRTKKLKRGRPGRKKKKVLGCPAVAGEEEVDGYETDHQDYCEVCQQGGEIILCDTCPRAYHLVCLDPELDRAPEGKWSCPHCEKEGVQWEAKEEEEEYEEEGEEEGEKEEEDDHMEYCRVCKDGGELLCCDACISSYHIHCLNPPLPDIPNGEWLCPRCTCPVLKGRVQKILHWRWGEPPVAVPAPQQADGNPDVPPPRPLQGRSEREFFVKWVGLSYWHCSWAKELQLEIFHLVMYRNYQRKNDMDEPPPLDYGSGEDDGKSDKRKVKDPHYAEMEEKYYRFGIKPEWMTVHRIINHSVDKKGNYHYLVKWRDLPYDQSTWEEDEMNIPEYEEHKQSYWRHRELIMGEDPAQPRKYKKKKKELQGDGPPSSPTNDPTVKYETQPRFITATGGTLHMYQLEGLNWLRFSWAQGTDTILADEMGLGKTIQTIVFLYSLYKEGHTKGPFLVSAPLSTIINWEREFQMWAPKFYVVTYTGDKDSRAIIRENEFSFEDNAIKGGKKAFKMKREAQVKFHVLLTSYELITIDQAALGSIRWACLVVDEAHRLKNNQSKFFRVLNGYKIDHKLLLTGTPLQNNLEELFHLLNFLTPERFNNLEGFLEEFADISKEDQIKKLHDLLGPHMLRRLKADVFKNMPAKTELIVRVELSPMQKKYYKYILTRNFEALNSRGGGNQVSLLNIMMDLKKCCNHPYLFPVAAMESPKLPSGAYEGGALIKSSGKLMLLQKMLRKLKEQGHRVLIFSQMTKMLDLLEDFLDYEGYKYERIDGGITGALRQEAIDRFNAPGAQQFCFLLSTRAGGLGINLATADTVIIFDSDWNPHNDIQAFSRAHRIGQANKVMIYRFVTRASVEERITQVAKRKMMLTHLVVRPGLGSKAGSMSKQELDDILKFGTEELFKDENEGENKEEDSSVIHYDNEAIARLLDRNQDATEDTDVQNMNEYLSSFKVAQYVVREEDKIEEIEREIIKQEENVDPDYWEKLLRHHYEQQQEDLARNLGKGKRVRKQVNYNDAAQEDQDNQSEYSVGSEEEDEDFDERPEGRRQSKRQLRNEKDKPLPPLLARVGGNIEVLGFNTRQRKAFLNAVMRWGMPPQDAFTTQWLVRDLRGKTEKEFKAYVSLFMRHLCEPGADGSETFADGVPREGLSRQQVLTRIGVMSLVKKKVQEFEHINGRWSMPELMPDPSADSKRSSRASSPTKTSPTTPEASAANSPCTSKPATPAPSEKGEGIRTPLEKEEAENQEEKPEKNSRIGEKMETEADAPSPAPSLGERLEPRKIPLEDEVPGVPGEMEPEPGYRGDREKSATESTPGERGEEKPLDGQEHRERPEGETGDLGKREDAKGDRELRPGPRDEPRSNGRREEKTEKPRFMFNIADGGFTELHTLWQNEERAAISSGKLNEIWHRRHDYWLLAGIVLHGYARWQDIQNDAQFAIINEPFKTEANKGNFLEMKNKFLARRFKLLEQALVIEEQLRRAAYLNLSQEPAHPAMALHARFAEAECLAESHQHLSKESLAGNKPANAVLHKGKGRGGPARGRAHNAASEPAGGVAERHEGGRDPPASHTVPNTPHRSPPSDVRAQHPQPAGQQGHGASPHTGLPPGSLRYTSGVRGSLQRRTRRGPGRRRRQLQPDACRVLHHSRHQRPSSAGEEGEGNGGGTGVRRAGSEGAPSRGGDLYRRLTGSQACPSPRPRTRGRPPAQALGPAASPPPSPPLGPSLG; from the exons ATGGCTTCCCCTCTGagggacgaggaggaggaggaggaggagatggtggtgtcggaggaggaagaagaggaggaagaagagggcgacgaggaggaggaggaggtggaggcggCCGACGAGGACGATGAGGAGGACGACGACGAGGGACTACTCGGGCGCGGGCCGGGCCACGACCGGGGCCGCGACCGCCACAGCCCCCCCGGCTGCCACCTcttcccgccgccgccgccgccgccgccgccaccgctgcccccgccgccgccgcccccgccgccag ATAAGGATGACATTCGGCTGCTGCCTTCAGCATTGGGTGTGAAGAAGAGAAAACGAGGACCCAAGAAGCAGAAGGAGAACAAGCCAGGAAAACCCCGAAAACGCAAGAAGCGT gacAGTGAGGAGGAATTTGGTTCTGAGCGAGATGAGTACCGGGAGAAGTCAGAGAGTGGGGGCAGTGAATATGGAACCGGACCGGGTCGGAAACGAAGAAGGAAGCACcgagaaaaaaaggagaagaagacaAAGCGGCGGAAAAAGGGGGAGGGAGATGGGGGGCAAAAG CAAGTGGAACAGAAGTCATCAGCAACTCTGCTTCTGACCTGGGGCCTGGAGGATGTGGAGCATGTGTTCTCTGAGGAGGATTACCACACACTCACCAACTACAAAGCCTTCAGCCAATTCATGAG GCCCCTAATTGCTAAGAAGAATCCTAAGATCCCAATGTCCAAGATGATGACCATCCTTGGGGCCAAATGGAGAGAGTTCAGCGCCAACAACCCCTTCAAGGGGTCAGCAGCTGCTGtggcggcggcagcggcagcggcagcagcagctGTAGCTGAGCAGGTGTCAGCTGCTGTCTCGTCGGCCACCCCCATAGCACCCTCCGGACCCCCCGCCCTTCCACCACCCCCTGCTGCTGATATCCAGCCCCCACCCATCCGAAGAGCCAAAACCAAAGAGGGCAAAG GTCCAGGCCATAAGAGGCGGAGTAAGAGCCCCCGAGTGCCTGATGGACGCAAGAAGCTTCGGGGAAAGAAAATGGCACCACTCAAAATAAAACTAGGGCTGTTGGGtggcaagaggaagaaaggaggctCG AGCGACGAAGGTCCTGAACCAGAGGCTGAAGAATCAGACCTGGACAGTGGCAGTGTCCACAGTGCCTCAGGCCGGCCTGATGGTCCTGTCCGCACCAAGAAACTAAAGAGAGGCCGtccaggaaggaagaagaagaagg TCCTGGGCTGTCCTGCAGTGGCCGGGGAGGAGGAGGTTGATGGCTACGAGACGGATCACCAGGATTACTGTGAGGTGTGCCAGCAGGGTGGGGAAATTATTCTGTGTGACACCTGCCCTCGTGCCTACCACCTCGTCTGCCTTGATCCTGAGCTTGACCGGGCTCCAGAGGGCAAATGGAGCTGCCCTCACTGT GAGAAGGAGGGGGTCcagtgggaggccaaggaggaagaagaagaatacgaagaggagggagaggaagaaggggagaaggaggaggaggatgatcACATGGAGTACTGCCGCGTATGCAAGGACGGCGGGGAGCTCCTGTGCTGTGATGCGTGCATCTCCTCCTACCACATTCATTGTCTAAACCCTCCCCTGCCTGACATTCCCAATGGTGAATGGCTGTGTCCCCGATGCACA tgccccGTGCTGAAGGGTCGAGTGCAGAAGATCCTACATTGGCGGTGGGGGGAGCCACCTGTAGCAGTGCCAGCCCCTCAACAGGCAGATGGAAATCCAGATGTCCCACCCCCCCGTCCTCTTCAAGGCAGATCGGAGCGAGAGTTCTTTGTCAAGTGGGTAGGACTATCCTACTGGCACTGCTCCTGGGCCAAGGAGCTTCAG CTGGAAATCTTCCATTTGGTTATGTATCGAAACTACCAGCGGAAGAATGACATGGATGAGCCCCCACCCCTGGACTATGGCTCCGGCGAGGATGATGGGAAGAGTGACAAGCGTAAAGTGAAAGACCCACACTATGCTGAGATGGAGGAGAAGTACTATCGTTTTGGCATCAAGCCAGAGTGGATGACCGTCCACCGTATCATCAACCACAG TGTGGATAAAAAGGGGAATTACCACTATCTAGTAAAATGGAGGGACTTACCATATGACCAGTCCACGTGggaggaagatgaaatgaatatcCCTGAATATGAAGAACATAAGCAAAGCTACTGGAGACACCG AGAACTAATTATGGGGGAAGACCCTGCCCAGCCCCGCAagtataagaaaaagaagaaggagctACAGGGTGATGGGCCTCCCAGTTCTCCCACTAATGAT CCTACCGTGAAATATGAGACTCAGCCACGGTTTATCACAGCCACTGGAGGCACCCTGCACATGTATCAGCTGGAAGGGCTGAACTGGCTACGCTTCTCCTGGGCCCAGGGCACTGACACCATTCTAGCTGATGAGATGGGGCTGGGCAAAACCATACAAACCATCGTCTTCCTCTACTCACTCTACAAGGAG GGCCACACAAAAGGTCCCTTCCTGGTGAGTGCCCCACTCTCTACCATCATTAACTGGGAGCGGGAGTTCCAGATGTGGGCACCCAAATTCTATGTGGTGACATACACGGGTGACAAAGACAGCCGGGCCATCATTCGTGAGAATGAATTCTCCTTTGAGGACAACGCCATCAAAGGGGGCAAGAAAGCTTTTAAGATGAAG AGGGAGGCACAAGTGAAGTTCCATGTTCTCCTGACATCGTATGAGCTGATCACCATTGATCAGGCAGCACTTGGTTCCATCCGCTGGGCCTGTCTCGTGGTAGATGAGGCCCATCGACTCAAGAACAACCAGTCCAAG TTTTTCAGGGTTCTCAATGGTTACAAGATAGATCATAAGTTGCTGCTGACAGGAACCCCATTGCAGAATAATCTGGAGGAGCTCTTCCATCTCCTGAACTTCCTCACCCCAGAGAGATTTAA CAActtggagggcttcctggaggagtttGCTGACATATCCAAAGAGGACCAGATCAAGAAACTGCATGATTTGCTGGGGCCACACATGCTGCGGAGACTCAAGGCAGATGTCTTTAAGAACATGCCAGCCAAGACAGAGCTCATCGTTCGGGTGGAGCTAAGCCCCATGCAGAA GAAATACTACAAATACATCCTGACTCGAAATTTTGAGGCCTTGAATTCACGAGGTGGTGGGAACCAGGTGTCACTGCTTAATATCATGATGGATCTTAAGAAGTGCTGCAACCATCCATACCTTTTTCCCGTGGCTGCTATG GAGTCCCCCAAACTCCCCAGTGGGGCTTATGAGGGTGGGGCACTTATTAAGTCGTCTGGGAAGCTCATGCTGCTCCAGAAGATGCTGCGAAAGCTGAAGGAGCAAGGACACCGAGTGCTCATCTTCTCGCAG ATGACCAAAATGTTAGACTTGCTTGAGGACTTCTTAGACTATGAAGGCTACAAGTATGAGCGCATCGATGGTGGTATCACGGGTGCCCTGAGGCAGGAGGCCATCGATCGGTTTAATG CTCCTGGGGCCCAACAATTCTGCTTCCTCCTGTCCACCCGAGCTGGGGGCCTGGGCATCAATCTGGCCACTGCTGACACTGTCATCATCTTTGATTCTGACTGGAACCCCCATAATGACATCCAG GCCTTCAGCCGGGCTCATCGGATTGGCCAGGCCAACAAAGTGATGATTTACCGGTTTGTGACTCGTGCGTCAGTGGAAGAGCGAATCACACAAGTGGCCAAGAGAAAGATGATGCTGACACACCTGGTTGTGCGGCCTGGGCTGGGCTCCAAGGCAGGCTCCATGTCCAAGCAGGAGCTTGACGACATTCTCAAATTTGGCACTGAAGAGCTGTTCAAGGATGAAAACGAGG GGGAGAACAAGGAGGAGGACAGCAGTGTGATTCATTATGACAATGAGGCCATCGCTCGGCTGTTGGACCGGAACCAGGATGCAACTGAGGACACTGACGTGCAGAACATGAATGAATATCTCAGCTCCTTCAAGGTGGCACAGTACGTCGTGCGGGAGGAAGACAAG ATTGAGGAAATTGAGCGAGAGATCATCAAGCAGGAGGAGAATGTAGATCCTGACTACTGGGAGAAGCTGCTGAGGCATCACTATGAGCAACAGCAGGAAGACCTAGCCCGGAATCTAGGCAAGGGCAAGCGGGTTCGCAAGCAAGTTAACTACAATGATGCTGCTCAGGAAGACCAAG ACAACCAGTCAGAATACTCGGTGGGTtcagaggaggaggatgaagactTCGATGAACGTCCTGAAG GGCGTAGACAGTCAAAGAGGCAGCTCCGGAATGAGAAAGATAAGCCACTGCCTCCACTGCTGGCCCGAGTCGGGGGCAACATTGAG GTGCTGGGCTTCAACACCCGTCAGCGGAAGGCTTTCCTCAATGCTGTGATGCGCTGGGGGATGCCACCACAGGATGCCTTCACCACGCAGTGGCTGGTGCGGGACCTGAGGGGCAAGACTGAGAAGGAGTTTAA GGCCTATGTGTCTTTGTTCATGCGCCATCTGTGTGAGCCTGGGGCAGACGGCTCTGAAACCTTTGCCGATGGGGTCCCTCGGGAGGGACTGAGTCGCCAGCAGGTGTTGACCCGCATTGGAGTCATGTCTCTCGTCAAAAAGAAG GTGCAGGAGTTTGAGCACATCAATGGGCGTTGGTCAATGCCGGAACTGATGCCTGACCCCAGCGCCGACTCTAAGCGCTCCTCCAGAGCCTCCTCTCCTACCAAAACGTCTCCCACcactcctgaggcttctgctgCCAACAGTCCCTGCACCTCTAAACCTG CTACTCCAGCTCCAAGTGAGAAAGGAGAAGGCATAAGGACACCTCTTGAGAAGGAGGAAGCTGAAAACCAGGAGGAAAAGCCAGAGAAGAACAGCAGAATTGGGGAGAAGATGGAGACAGAG GCTGatgcccccagcccagccccatcaCTCGGGGAGCGGCTGGAGCCAAGGAAGATTCCTCTAGAGGATGAGGTGCCAGGGGTGCCTGGAGAGATGGAGCCTGAACCTGGGTACCGTGGGGACAGAGAGAAGTCAG CCACAGAGTCGACGCCAGGAGAAAGGGGGGAGGAGAAGCCGTTGGATGGACAGGAACACAGGGAGAGGCCGGAGGGGGAAACAGGGGATTTGGGCAAGAGAG AAGATGCAAAAGGTGACCGGGAGCTTCGACCAGGGCCTCGAGATGAGCCACGGTCCAATGGGCGACgagaggaaaagacagagaagCCCCGGTTCATGTTCAATATCGCAGATGGTGGCTTCACAG AGCTTCACACACTGTGGCAGAATGAGGAACGGGCAGCTATTTCCTCGGGGAAACTCAATGAGATCTGGCACAGAAGACATGACTATTGGCTTCTGGCTGGGATTGTCCT CCATGGCTATGCACGGTGGCAGGACATCCAGAATGATGCTCAATTTGCCATTATCAACGAGCCATTTAAAACTGAAGCCAATAAGGGGAACTTTCTGGAGATGAAAAATAAGTTCCTGGCCCGGAGGTTCAAG CTCCTGGAGCAGGCGCTGGTGATTGAGGAGCAGCTGCGGCGGGCGGCCTACCTGAACCTGTCGCAGGAGCCGGCGCACCCCGCCATGGCCCTCCACGCCCGCTTCGCCGAGGCCGAGTGCCTGGCCGAGAGCCACCAGCACCTCTCCAAGGAGTCGCTGGCGGGGAACAAGCCGGCCAACGCCGTCCTGCACAAGGGTAAGGGCCGCGGCGGCCCCGCGCGGGGGAGGGCCCACAACGCTGC TTCTGAACCAGCTGGAGGAGTTGCTGAGCGACATGAAGGCGGACGTGACCCGCCTGCCAGCCACACTGTCCCGAATACCCCCCATCGCAGCCCGCCTTCAGATGTCCGAGCGCAGCATCCTCAGCCGGCTGGCCAGCAAGGGCACGGAGCCTCACCCCACACCG GCCTTCCCCCCGGGTCCTTACGCTACACCTCCGGGGTACGGGGCAGCCTTCAGCGCCGCACCCGTAGGGGCCCTGGCCGCCGCAGGCGCCAATTACAGCCAGATGCCTGCAGGGTCCTTCATCACAG CCGCCACCAACGGCCCTCCAGTGCTggtgaagaaggagaaggaaatggtGGGGGCACTGGTGTCAGACGGGCTGGATCGGAAGGAGCCCCGAGCCGGGGAGGTGATCTGTATAGACGACTGACTGGATCCCAGGCCTGCCCTTCACCCAGGCCCCGTACCCGAGGCCGACCCCCAGCTCAAGCACTGGGGCCTGCTGCCAGCCCTCCACCTTCCCCACCCCTTGGGCCATCACTGGGCTAG